The following are encoded in a window of Pelagicoccus enzymogenes genomic DNA:
- a CDS encoding response regulator encodes MKILIVDDDPAIRLLLFTVFGEEHDVSVLCDGHNAVSVLSDPNHQFDVVLLDLKMPRLSGEMVLEFLSGWQNIKTKFIIISGFHDEARHFKYPNLVATLAKPFNIKELVRIVETSHQSAAASGA; translated from the coding sequence ATGAAAATTCTAATCGTAGACGACGATCCCGCAATCCGACTCCTACTCTTCACAGTCTTCGGCGAAGAGCACGACGTATCCGTGCTCTGCGATGGACACAACGCTGTGTCCGTCCTTTCCGATCCCAACCACCAATTCGACGTCGTCTTGCTCGACCTCAAGATGCCCCGCCTCTCCGGCGAAATGGTCCTCGAATTCCTCTCCGGTTGGCAGAACATCAAGACCAAGTTCATCATCATTTCCGGTTTCCACGACGAAGCCCGCCACTTCAAGTACCCCAACTTGGTGGCGACCTTGGCAAAGCCCTTCAACATCAAGGAGCTCGTACGCATCGTAGAAACGTCCCACCAGAGCGCGGCGGCCAGCGGAGCCTAG
- a CDS encoding response regulator, with translation MKKNVLLVEDDPALRMVMREVLKDEFDVDEADNGDDGIHKGLSESNDLIILDYHLPKKDGLQVIEAVKAAHPNVPVIVLTGFLNPDSEAQFNQLGANKIFPKPFNYRALLEVVRNLTLSQGIAAEKPATAPAAEAPKPLANKAQLAPTEAELFADSLATVAALAEKLEFLQSVTEKYWIEPSDISTIRESARCMEGEIQKFYGKVNNTLFDAGGFTSPLLTQSKKPNLSGNN, from the coding sequence ATGAAGAAGAACGTACTATTGGTAGAAGACGATCCCGCGCTGCGCATGGTCATGCGCGAAGTCCTCAAGGACGAGTTCGACGTCGACGAAGCCGACAACGGAGACGACGGCATCCACAAGGGACTCTCCGAATCCAACGACCTCATTATCCTCGACTACCACCTCCCCAAAAAGGACGGACTGCAAGTCATCGAGGCCGTCAAGGCAGCCCACCCCAACGTGCCCGTCATCGTGCTCACTGGCTTTCTCAACCCCGATTCCGAAGCCCAGTTCAACCAGCTCGGAGCCAACAAGATCTTTCCCAAGCCCTTCAACTACCGCGCCTTGCTCGAGGTGGTACGCAACCTGACCCTCAGCCAAGGCATCGCTGCCGAGAAACCTGCGACCGCCCCGGCAGCAGAGGCGCCAAAGCCGCTCGCCAACAAGGCTCAGCTCGCTCCCACCGAGGCTGAACTCTTCGCCGACTCGCTGGCCACCGTGGCCGCTCTCGCCGAAAAGTTGGAATTCCTCCAATCCGTGACCGAGAAGTACTGGATCGAACCCAGCGACATATCCACCATCCGCGAATCCGCTCGCTGCATGGAAGGCGAAATCCAGAAGTTCTACGGCAAGGTCAACAACACCCTCTTCGACGCCGGCGGCTTCACCTCCCCACTGCTCACCCAATCGAAAAAGCCCAACCTCTCAGGCAACAACTGA
- a CDS encoding HDOD domain-containing protein: MTVEELIQKTDTLPPAPEVLPKLVKIMKDPDADSSDIVQLISTDAAIMAGVLKLSNSGAYSPPSPVTDLQDAVAMLGIKEVYRIVNLVSSGDYLDGALPSMDIGKGSLWAHSLAVALIMDQIAKDATDMEGLPYTLGLLHDIGKLGMHLGCGEQYVDIFKKVETERLSLDKAESQTLGFDHALAGSKMLEQWSFPEEVYVPIRYQYNPIEAPEAYRKLAGALHVANWGAAVIGCNDGRDSWALDMIEGAFEIEQSQLELAILNANEHLEKARKALGVGSN, from the coding sequence ATGACAGTAGAAGAACTCATCCAGAAAACGGATACGCTACCCCCGGCTCCTGAAGTACTCCCCAAGCTCGTCAAGATCATGAAAGATCCTGACGCGGACTCCAGCGACATCGTCCAGCTCATTTCCACCGACGCCGCCATCATGGCCGGCGTGCTCAAGCTCAGCAACTCCGGAGCCTACTCGCCCCCTTCCCCCGTCACCGACCTGCAAGACGCCGTGGCCATGCTCGGCATCAAGGAAGTCTACCGCATCGTCAACCTCGTCTCCAGCGGAGACTACCTCGACGGAGCGCTTCCCAGCATGGACATCGGCAAAGGCAGCCTCTGGGCTCATTCCCTCGCGGTCGCCCTCATAATGGACCAGATCGCCAAGGACGCCACCGACATGGAAGGCCTCCCCTACACCCTCGGCCTGCTGCACGACATCGGCAAGCTCGGCATGCACCTCGGCTGCGGCGAGCAGTACGTGGACATTTTCAAGAAAGTAGAGACCGAGCGCCTCAGCCTCGACAAGGCGGAAAGCCAAACCCTCGGCTTCGACCACGCCCTGGCCGGCTCCAAGATGCTCGAGCAATGGTCCTTCCCCGAGGAGGTCTACGTGCCCATCCGCTACCAGTACAACCCGATCGAGGCTCCCGAAGCCTACCGCAAGCTCGCTGGAGCCCTGCACGTCGCCAACTGGGGAGCCGCCGTCATCGGCTGCAACGACGGACGCGACAGCTGGGCCCTCGACATGATCGAAGGCGCCTTCGAAATCGAGCAAAGCCAGCTCGAGCTCGCCATCCTCAACGCGAACGAACACCTCGAGAAAGCCCGCAAGGCGCTCGGCGTAGGATCAAACTAG
- a CDS encoding chemotaxis protein CheD, translated as MSGAPTLPSLFQQRVVVGVGDLAVSNNANVNLSTFALGSCVGIIVYDKEVKVGGLIHIMLPDSTLSPDKAQKQPAMFADTGMPIMFRNLCGLRAERRRMRAFVAGGASVISGSDMFKIGERNILAVKKLINALGIQVVKADVGGVNNRTIHLNVGTGEVTLKTPIGTSKISLA; from the coding sequence ATGAGCGGAGCCCCTACTCTCCCATCCCTTTTTCAGCAACGCGTCGTCGTTGGCGTCGGCGACCTTGCCGTATCCAACAACGCCAACGTCAACCTCAGCACCTTTGCCCTCGGATCCTGCGTCGGGATCATCGTCTACGACAAGGAGGTAAAAGTCGGCGGACTGATCCACATCATGCTGCCCGACTCCACGCTTTCCCCGGACAAGGCGCAAAAACAACCCGCCATGTTCGCGGATACCGGCATGCCCATCATGTTCCGTAACCTTTGCGGCTTGCGGGCAGAACGCCGACGCATGCGAGCATTCGTGGCCGGAGGCGCTTCTGTCATCTCCGGCTCAGACATGTTCAAGATCGGCGAACGCAACATCCTCGCCGTCAAGAAGCTGATCAACGCCCTCGGCATACAAGTCGTGAAGGCGGATGTCGGCGGCGTCAACAACCGCACCATCCACCTCAATGTCGGCACCGGTGAGGTTACCCTAAAAACCCCCATCGGAACCTCCAAAATAAGCCTCGCCTAG
- a CDS encoding chemotaxis protein CheW, whose protein sequence is MSNLTFDDTTTHSSFSSGKFLTFTLAEECYGVEVLKIREIIRMQKITPVPQMPEHVKGVINLRGKVIPVVDLRVKFNLHAGEATERTCIIVVDVDGGQGVNQLLGLVVDAVEEVLNVTEGDVKPSPDFGTRLSTECCLGIARIKDSVKTLLDIEKVVSSELEDALGF, encoded by the coding sequence ATGAGCAACCTCACGTTTGACGACACAACCACTCACTCCTCCTTCTCTTCCGGCAAGTTCCTCACCTTCACCCTAGCGGAAGAGTGCTACGGAGTCGAGGTACTCAAGATTCGCGAAATCATTCGCATGCAGAAGATCACCCCCGTACCGCAAATGCCGGAGCACGTGAAGGGAGTTATCAACCTGCGCGGCAAGGTCATCCCCGTCGTCGACCTGCGCGTCAAATTCAATCTCCATGCAGGCGAGGCCACCGAGCGCACCTGCATCATCGTCGTCGACGTCGACGGCGGACAAGGCGTCAACCAACTCCTCGGACTGGTCGTCGACGCCGTCGAAGAAGTTCTCAACGTCACCGAAGGAGACGTGAAGCCATCCCCTGACTTCGGAACCCGCCTCAGCACCGAATGCTGCTTGGGCATCGCACGCATCAAGGACAGCGTCAAGACCCTGCTCGACATCGAAAAGGTGGTCTCCAGCGAACTCGAAGACGCTCTCGGCTTCTAG
- a CDS encoding HD domain-containing phosphohydrolase — MRFSEPRSSNILVLDDDDIVLLAMKETLEREGYQVTAFTSPNEAIKAVETNRFSTIISDHRMPEMTGLEFLDLCKQKQPNASRILITGVLTLNTVVEAVNKGEIFRFLAKPWIREELLATVENAVQRYALVETNEKLQADTLDLNEKLVASNTALEEKVRQLQEQTLMLDEANQALERNFKHSLEICFRLIEAFHPILGQQTKSVVSICSEIAKSELLEPREAEVLKVASWLYNLGRIGLPRDLVSKSLKDAQSLDESEETLLRHYPVYGQTLASFVENLNEVGLAIRYHRERFDGLGYPDQLSRESIPVPARHLAVAIGFVECNLPRDQALEFIIRESGRAYHPEAVRLFMKSSNLTNLPKKVREITLAELEPGMVLAKGIYSPSGLLLIPEDKRLTGGIISKIKEHDFANPLTQRLMVFR; from the coding sequence ATGAGATTCTCCGAGCCGAGATCCAGCAACATCCTCGTTTTGGACGACGACGACATCGTCCTGCTTGCTATGAAGGAGACCCTCGAGCGCGAAGGGTACCAGGTCACCGCCTTCACCAGTCCCAACGAAGCGATCAAGGCGGTCGAAACCAACCGCTTTTCCACCATCATCTCCGACCACCGCATGCCGGAGATGACCGGCCTCGAGTTCCTCGACCTCTGCAAGCAGAAGCAGCCCAACGCCTCCCGCATCCTCATCACCGGCGTGCTCACCCTCAACACCGTGGTGGAAGCGGTCAATAAAGGCGAAATCTTCCGCTTCCTCGCCAAGCCGTGGATCCGAGAGGAACTGCTCGCCACCGTGGAAAACGCCGTGCAACGCTACGCCTTGGTCGAAACCAACGAAAAGCTGCAGGCCGACACCCTCGACCTCAACGAGAAGCTGGTCGCCAGCAACACCGCTCTCGAAGAGAAAGTCCGCCAGCTGCAAGAGCAGACCCTCATGCTCGACGAGGCCAACCAAGCCCTGGAGCGGAACTTCAAACATTCCCTCGAGATCTGCTTCCGTCTTATCGAAGCCTTCCACCCCATCCTCGGCCAGCAGACCAAGTCCGTCGTTTCCATTTGCTCGGAGATCGCAAAGTCCGAGCTGCTCGAGCCTCGCGAGGCGGAAGTTCTCAAAGTTGCGTCCTGGCTCTACAATCTCGGCCGCATCGGCCTACCCCGCGACCTCGTCTCCAAAAGCCTCAAGGATGCCCAAAGCCTCGACGAGTCCGAGGAAACGCTGCTCCGCCACTACCCCGTCTACGGACAAACGCTCGCCTCCTTCGTGGAAAACCTCAACGAGGTCGGGCTCGCCATCCGCTACCACCGCGAACGCTTCGACGGGCTTGGCTACCCGGACCAGCTCAGCCGGGAGAGCATTCCGGTGCCCGCTCGCCACCTCGCCGTCGCCATCGGCTTCGTCGAGTGCAACCTGCCCCGCGACCAAGCCCTCGAATTCATCATCCGCGAGTCGGGGCGCGCCTATCACCCCGAGGCCGTGCGGCTCTTCATGAAGAGCTCCAACCTCACCAACCTTCCCAAAAAGGTAAGAGAAATCACCCTCGCCGAGCTGGAGCCCGGCATGGTCTTGGCCAAAGGCATCTACAGTCCCTCCGGCCTCTTGCTCATCCCCGAGGACAAGCGCCTCACCGGCGGCATCATCTCCAAAATCAAGGAGCACGATTTCGCCAACCCCCTCACCCAACGCCTCATGGTGTTCCGCTGA
- a CDS encoding sensor histidine kinase — protein MNNQPICSHVPANDLNAAIRELAGNVTDEAKLASLGPGISYLLELPGRAPRYFSQTESAFPPAFYKLLDAITSWDELVVETQREAYQTAVALDRFEAEARYRIQVNRRGETLPVVDYRSVVRDENGQAVAIAGRLVDDSFRTVAFDALARRSWKEIATSMTRRYLHDFNNTIAGIYSLSELYAEPGSDPQSTAEAMGHIRDCSIRAQDLTKKIRHLTTLEAGQNGYFDLGTLVEEQKEYMEALLPKGAAITVELAPGQHPIQLDANQFRQVILHLTGNTADACGEDAQVKIAVSSTTLEGRACGVIEFSDNGSGFKPEDLERATTAFYSTKGSENHPGLGLSIAEKFATELGGSITLGNNPDKGAQVRIVLPLLERETKEPAVPAADAAPAAPKKAPVAKATAPRSTPPKILIYTWEDITRHPLLIAMQNAGWDTRVHLEPGLLLLDLLQDGPQLDGVLVFKSALDEKADPLVSELGHARNCDKVALIALGESVDALSVSTKRICGLVAAGSSKPSALLNKLAAYFN, from the coding sequence TTGAATAACCAACCCATCTGCTCCCACGTGCCCGCCAACGACCTCAATGCTGCGATCCGCGAACTCGCGGGAAACGTTACCGACGAGGCCAAGCTTGCATCCCTCGGTCCAGGCATCAGCTACCTGCTCGAGCTTCCCGGAAGAGCCCCTCGCTACTTTAGCCAAACTGAAAGTGCCTTCCCGCCTGCCTTCTACAAGCTGCTGGACGCCATCACCTCTTGGGACGAGCTGGTCGTAGAAACGCAGCGCGAGGCCTACCAAACCGCCGTCGCCTTGGACCGCTTCGAAGCGGAAGCCCGCTACCGCATACAAGTCAACCGCCGCGGCGAAACCCTGCCCGTCGTGGACTACCGCTCCGTAGTGCGAGACGAAAACGGCCAAGCCGTCGCCATCGCCGGACGCCTCGTCGACGACTCCTTCCGCACAGTCGCTTTCGACGCCTTGGCCCGACGCTCGTGGAAGGAAATAGCCACCAGCATGACCCGGCGCTACTTGCACGATTTCAACAACACCATCGCCGGCATCTATTCCCTAAGCGAACTCTACGCCGAGCCGGGGTCCGACCCCCAGTCTACCGCCGAAGCCATGGGCCACATCCGCGACTGCTCCATTCGGGCCCAGGACCTCACTAAGAAGATTCGCCACTTGACCACCCTCGAGGCCGGACAAAATGGCTATTTCGACCTGGGAACCCTCGTCGAGGAACAGAAGGAGTACATGGAGGCCCTGCTGCCCAAAGGCGCCGCCATCACCGTCGAGCTTGCCCCTGGCCAGCACCCCATCCAACTCGATGCCAACCAGTTCCGCCAAGTCATCCTCCACCTCACCGGCAACACTGCAGACGCTTGCGGCGAGGATGCCCAAGTGAAGATCGCCGTCTCCTCGACCACGCTCGAGGGACGAGCCTGCGGCGTCATCGAATTTTCCGACAACGGCAGCGGCTTCAAGCCGGAGGACTTGGAGAGGGCGACCACTGCGTTCTACTCCACCAAAGGAAGCGAAAACCATCCCGGCCTCGGCCTGAGCATCGCAGAGAAATTCGCAACGGAGCTTGGTGGCTCCATCACTCTGGGCAACAACCCCGACAAGGGCGCTCAAGTCCGCATCGTGCTGCCCCTGCTCGAAAGAGAAACCAAGGAACCTGCGGTGCCAGCTGCCGACGCGGCCCCCGCGGCGCCAAAGAAAGCGCCTGTCGCAAAGGCTACCGCTCCTCGATCCACTCCTCCCAAGATCCTCATCTACACGTGGGAGGACATCACCCGACATCCCCTGCTCATCGCCATGCAAAACGCCGGCTGGGACACCCGCGTACACCTCGAGCCCGGACTGCTGCTGCTCGACCTACTGCAAGACGGCCCTCAGCTCGACGGCGTGCTCGTCTTCAAGAGCGCCTTGGACGAGAAGGCCGATCCGCTCGTCTCGGAGCTCGGCCATGCCCGCAATTGCGACAAGGTCGCTCTCATCGCCCTGGGCGAAAGCGTGGACGCCCTATCAGTTTCTACAAAAAGGATTTGCGGATTGGTCGCCGCCGGATCATCAAAACCTTCCGCCTTGCTCAACAAGCTCGCCGCCTACTTCAACTGA
- a CDS encoding CheR family methyltransferase, with translation MSFRLPTLRKSQPIESAANPTTNQKLTFGMTPKGKITDQDYSFIRDLIYKETRINLGDSKRELVSARLGKRLRANNLGSYTEYCQMLQSRPNSGELYHLIDAISTNHTFFFREINHFNFLTSHILPTFVNGRLGSGKELKIWSCACSTGEEPYSLAIALEEFLGKQQGYDWSIQCSDISNRVLDFASKGIYDRDRLKNVKDEWLRRYFQKGEKQMEGYFRVRPEISQKLKFQRLNLFAQQYPWHQKFQVIFCRNVMIYFDRETQQELVGRLAQHLVPGGYLLIGHAESLAGIRHPYHSIKPAIYQLPA, from the coding sequence ATGAGCTTCCGCCTCCCTACGCTAAGAAAAAGCCAGCCAATCGAAAGCGCTGCCAATCCCACCACCAACCAGAAACTGACATTTGGAATGACCCCCAAGGGCAAAATAACGGACCAGGACTATTCCTTCATTCGCGACCTCATCTACAAGGAGACCCGCATCAACCTCGGCGACAGCAAACGCGAACTGGTCAGCGCTCGACTCGGCAAGCGCCTCCGGGCCAACAACCTCGGCAGCTACACCGAATACTGCCAAATGCTGCAATCTCGCCCCAACAGCGGCGAGCTCTACCACCTCATCGACGCGATCTCGACGAACCACACTTTCTTCTTCCGCGAGATCAACCACTTCAATTTCCTGACCAGCCATATCCTGCCCACTTTCGTCAACGGAAGGCTCGGCTCCGGAAAGGAGCTCAAGATTTGGAGCTGCGCCTGTTCGACCGGCGAGGAACCCTACTCTCTCGCAATCGCCTTGGAAGAGTTCCTCGGCAAGCAGCAAGGCTACGACTGGTCCATCCAGTGCAGCGACATCTCCAACCGCGTCCTCGACTTCGCCTCCAAGGGCATCTACGACCGCGACCGGCTCAAGAACGTCAAGGACGAGTGGCTCAGACGCTACTTTCAAAAAGGCGAAAAGCAGATGGAAGGCTACTTCCGCGTGCGTCCGGAAATTTCCCAAAAGCTGAAGTTCCAGCGCCTCAACCTCTTCGCCCAGCAGTACCCTTGGCACCAGAAGTTCCAGGTCATTTTCTGCCGCAACGTCATGATCTACTTCGATCGCGAGACGCAGCAGGAGCTGGTAGGACGCCTCGCCCAACACCTCGTGCCCGGCGGCTACCTGCTGATCGGCCACGCAGAAAGCTTGGCCGGCATCCGCCATCCCTACCACTCCATCAAGCCAGCGATCTACCAGCTTCCCGCCTAG
- the metH gene encoding methionine synthase: MSVLNIQSLPTSDTYQRLRALLSERILFLDGAMGTMIQRHKLEEADFRHGHFEAHPSDLKGNNELLTLTRPDVIKGIHKAFLEAGSDIIETNTFSATVIGQADYGLEDSVDLLNAASVKLAKEAIAEFVAENPGRECFVAGAIGPTNRTASLSPDVNRPEYRAVTFDDLRIAYLQQIRALGEAGADIFLPETTFDTLNLKACIFALEEYFVERGERLPVMLSVTITDASGRTLSGQTIEAFWNSVSHARPLSVGINCALGAKDMRPYIESLAKNADCFISCYPNAGLPNPLSETGYDELPADTARFLEDFAQNKFVNLIGGCCGTTPEHIKAIADKSRNYPPRPIPQIEKALRLSGLEPFEVKGEKAPFVMVGERTNVTGSPRFKKLIKEEKFDDALAVARQQVENGANIIDINFDEGMLDGEACMTKFLNLVASEPDISRVPIMIDSSKWSVIEAGLKCAQGKCVVNSISLKEGEEKFLESASLVRRYGAAVIVMAFDEEGQAATREDKVRICKRAYDLLVEKLDFPPEDIIFDPNILTVGTGMEEHANYAVDFIEATREIKQLCPYARVSGGVSNISFSFRGNNPVREAIHAAFLYHAIQAGLDMGIVNAGMLAVYDEVEPKLLEAVEDVLLNRNAEATERLIEMAEEVKANASGKKVEEKVDEWRSGTVEERLSYSLVKGISTFVDEDVEEARQKLPRPLDVIEGPLMDGMKIVGKLFGEGKMFLPQVVKSARVMKKAVAYLTPFMEAEKADNASSSRGKMLIATVKGDVHDIGKNIVGVVLGCNNYEVEDLGVMVPCDKILDTALEIKADIIGLSGLITPSLDEMIHVAKEMERRGFTVPLLIGGATTSKAHTAIKIAQHYSGPVVHVTDASLVVGVCNDLLNPDKRDAFIQELDTAQTGLRERHAAGNANQAKILSLQEARSKAFVTDWEKADLAKPEAYGLTLWEDVDLATVAEYIDWSPFFWTWELKGVFPKILESEKYGKQATELYEDAQRLLKQIIEEKAFRLRGVTAFWPANAEGDDVVLWRDESASEELSRFHFLRQQKEKVGDETYYSLSDFIAPKASGQVDALGGFAVTAGEEVEVFANKFKAAGDDYTAILAQSLGDRFAEALAEYIHERVREQWGFGKSEQLTKEQLIKEEYRGVRPAAGYPACPDHTEKDTLWKLLSAEEHTGVSLTESYAMNPGSSVSGLYFGGTDARYFNVGKVERDQIEDYAKRKGISVEVAEKWLAPNLAYS, from the coding sequence ATGTCCGTGCTAAACATCCAGTCACTTCCTACTTCGGATACTTACCAACGCCTGCGTGCCCTCCTAAGTGAGCGCATTCTATTCCTGGACGGAGCGATGGGCACCATGATCCAGCGTCACAAGCTGGAGGAGGCGGACTTTCGCCACGGGCATTTCGAAGCGCATCCCAGCGATCTGAAGGGCAACAACGAGTTGCTCACGCTGACGCGCCCAGACGTCATCAAGGGCATCCACAAGGCCTTCTTGGAGGCGGGTTCCGACATCATCGAAACCAACACCTTCTCTGCGACCGTGATCGGGCAGGCTGACTACGGGCTGGAGGATTCGGTGGACCTGCTCAACGCGGCTTCGGTCAAGCTTGCCAAGGAAGCGATCGCTGAGTTTGTGGCTGAAAATCCGGGGCGCGAGTGTTTCGTGGCGGGCGCTATCGGCCCGACCAACCGCACTGCTTCTCTCTCGCCGGACGTTAACCGTCCCGAATACCGGGCGGTGACCTTCGACGACTTGCGGATCGCTTACTTGCAGCAGATCCGAGCCCTCGGCGAAGCGGGTGCCGACATTTTTCTGCCCGAAACCACCTTCGATACGCTCAACCTGAAGGCCTGCATTTTTGCTCTCGAGGAGTATTTCGTGGAGCGGGGCGAACGCTTGCCGGTGATGCTCAGCGTTACGATTACCGATGCCTCTGGACGTACTTTATCCGGACAAACCATCGAAGCGTTTTGGAATTCCGTGTCTCACGCCCGACCTTTGAGCGTGGGGATCAATTGCGCTTTGGGGGCCAAGGACATGCGACCCTACATCGAGTCATTGGCCAAGAACGCCGATTGTTTCATCTCTTGCTACCCGAATGCGGGCTTGCCCAACCCGCTCAGCGAGACGGGCTACGACGAGTTGCCCGCCGACACCGCTCGCTTCCTCGAAGACTTTGCCCAGAACAAGTTCGTCAACTTGATCGGAGGGTGTTGCGGCACGACGCCAGAACATATCAAGGCGATTGCCGACAAGTCCCGCAACTATCCGCCGCGTCCCATTCCGCAGATCGAGAAAGCGCTTCGACTTTCTGGATTGGAACCCTTCGAAGTGAAGGGCGAGAAGGCGCCGTTCGTCATGGTGGGCGAACGGACGAACGTGACTGGATCCCCGCGTTTCAAGAAGCTCATCAAGGAAGAGAAGTTCGACGATGCGCTGGCAGTCGCCCGCCAGCAGGTGGAAAACGGGGCCAACATCATCGATATCAACTTCGACGAAGGCATGCTCGACGGCGAAGCCTGCATGACGAAATTCCTCAATCTGGTGGCGAGCGAGCCGGACATTTCCCGGGTGCCCATCATGATCGACTCTTCGAAGTGGTCCGTGATCGAGGCCGGACTCAAGTGCGCTCAAGGCAAGTGCGTGGTGAACTCCATCAGCTTGAAGGAAGGCGAAGAGAAGTTCCTCGAGTCCGCGTCATTGGTTCGTCGATACGGAGCCGCAGTCATCGTGATGGCCTTCGACGAAGAAGGTCAGGCTGCCACGCGCGAGGACAAGGTGCGTATCTGTAAGCGAGCCTACGACTTGTTAGTTGAGAAGCTCGATTTCCCACCGGAGGACATCATTTTCGACCCGAATATCCTGACGGTCGGTACTGGCATGGAAGAGCACGCCAACTATGCGGTCGACTTCATCGAGGCCACGCGAGAGATAAAGCAGCTCTGTCCATACGCTCGCGTCAGCGGTGGCGTATCCAATATTTCATTCTCCTTTCGCGGCAACAATCCTGTCCGCGAAGCGATTCACGCGGCCTTCCTCTATCACGCGATCCAAGCCGGCCTAGACATGGGAATCGTCAATGCAGGCATGCTCGCGGTCTACGACGAGGTTGAACCCAAGCTGCTCGAAGCGGTGGAGGACGTGCTGCTCAATCGCAATGCAGAGGCTACCGAACGCCTGATCGAAATGGCGGAGGAGGTGAAGGCCAATGCTTCCGGAAAGAAGGTCGAAGAAAAGGTCGACGAATGGCGTTCCGGCACGGTTGAAGAACGCCTCTCTTACTCCTTGGTGAAAGGGATTTCGACTTTCGTGGACGAGGATGTCGAGGAAGCTCGCCAGAAGCTGCCGCGTCCGTTGGACGTGATCGAGGGGCCGCTGATGGACGGCATGAAGATCGTGGGTAAGCTTTTTGGCGAAGGGAAGATGTTCCTGCCGCAAGTGGTTAAGTCAGCCCGCGTCATGAAGAAGGCGGTGGCCTACCTAACTCCCTTCATGGAGGCGGAAAAGGCCGACAACGCCAGTTCCTCGCGCGGCAAAATGTTGATTGCTACGGTGAAGGGAGACGTGCACGATATTGGCAAGAATATCGTAGGGGTCGTTCTTGGCTGCAACAACTACGAGGTCGAAGACCTCGGGGTGATGGTGCCTTGCGATAAGATTTTGGATACAGCCTTGGAGATCAAGGCGGATATCATTGGTCTGAGCGGATTGATAACCCCTTCGCTCGACGAGATGATCCATGTAGCCAAGGAAATGGAGCGGCGCGGTTTCACCGTGCCGCTCCTGATCGGCGGCGCCACGACGAGCAAGGCTCACACCGCGATCAAGATTGCCCAGCACTACAGCGGGCCGGTCGTGCACGTGACTGACGCGTCGCTGGTGGTGGGCGTTTGCAATGACTTGCTCAATCCCGACAAGCGGGACGCCTTTATCCAAGAGTTGGATACAGCTCAAACCGGGCTGCGCGAGCGACACGCTGCGGGCAACGCGAACCAGGCGAAGATCCTTTCCCTGCAGGAGGCCCGTTCCAAGGCCTTCGTCACGGATTGGGAAAAGGCGGACCTGGCCAAGCCAGAGGCATACGGCTTGACGCTTTGGGAAGACGTTGACCTCGCCACGGTAGCGGAATACATCGACTGGTCTCCCTTCTTCTGGACCTGGGAGCTGAAGGGCGTCTTTCCGAAGATCCTAGAGAGCGAAAAGTACGGCAAGCAAGCGACCGAACTCTACGAAGACGCTCAAAGGCTCCTCAAGCAGATTATCGAGGAGAAGGCCTTCCGCTTGCGCGGTGTTACCGCCTTTTGGCCCGCCAACGCGGAGGGTGATGACGTGGTGCTCTGGCGAGACGAGTCAGCCAGCGAGGAACTGAGCCGTTTCCATTTCTTGCGTCAGCAGAAAGAGAAGGTGGGTGACGAGACCTACTACAGCCTCTCGGACTTTATCGCCCCCAAGGCGAGCGGGCAGGTCGACGCGCTTGGCGGCTTCGCTGTCACTGCGGGCGAGGAAGTCGAAGTGTTTGCCAACAAGTTCAAGGCGGCAGGCGACGACTACACCGCGATTTTAGCCCAGTCGCTCGGCGACCGTTTTGCGGAGGCGCTGGCGGAGTACATCCACGAACGCGTCCGCGAGCAGTGGGGATTTGGCAAGTCCGAGCAGCTCACCAAGGAGCAGCTGATCAAGGAAGAGTATCGGGGGGTGCGTCCCGCAGCGGGCTATCCTGCCTGTCCGGACCACACCGAAAAGGATACGCTCTGGAAGTTGCTCTCCGCGGAGGAGCATACAGGAGTGTCCTTGACTGAGAGTTACGCCATGAATCCCGGCAGTTCGGTTTCCGGACTCTATTTCGGGGGAACCGACGCGCGCTACTTCAACGTGGGCAAGGTCGAGCGCGACCAGATCGAGGATTATGCCAAGCGTAAGGGAATTTCAGTAGAAGTCGCGGAGAAGTGGCTCGCTCCGAATCTTGCGTATAGCTGA